A single genomic interval of Halorubrum aethiopicum harbors:
- a CDS encoding VOC family protein: MGDAPPTTGLHHVTNICTDMDETAAFYEDVLGWHTVKRTQNYDDPGTPHYYFSPTPEGEPGTNVTYFEYPDSRGNPGPGASHHFAFGVDDEETLREWQSHLREQGVNVSEVKDRTYFKSIYFSDPDGLVFELATGGPGFTRDEDEPGSEVIDPFDRGYSG, from the coding sequence ATGGGTGACGCGCCACCGACCACCGGGTTGCATCACGTGACGAACATCTGTACGGACATGGACGAGACCGCCGCGTTCTACGAGGACGTCCTCGGCTGGCACACGGTCAAGCGAACCCAGAACTACGACGACCCCGGAACGCCCCACTACTACTTCTCGCCGACGCCGGAGGGCGAACCCGGAACCAACGTCACGTACTTCGAGTATCCCGATTCGCGCGGGAACCCCGGGCCCGGCGCGAGCCACCACTTCGCGTTCGGCGTCGACGACGAGGAGACGCTCCGCGAGTGGCAGTCGCACCTGCGCGAGCAGGGCGTCAACGTCTCGGAGGTGAAGGACCGCACCTACTTCAAGAGCATCTACTTCAGCGACCCCGACGGGCTCGTCTTCGAACTGGCGACCGGCGGCCCCGGTTTCACCCGCGACGAGGACGAACCCGGTTCCGAAGTGATCGACCCGTTCGATCGAGGCTACTCCGGATAG
- a CDS encoding DoxX family membrane protein — MIAEITTLPLQLDTPFAGELFLLGRLLFGATLAFMGLNHFMDVDTMAGYAEFKGLPAPRFSVIASGTLLVLGGLGVAAGAYPVVAAGGLAVFLLVSAVTMHDFWSVDDPEEKQSEMTSFLKNLYGAGAALALLAVGGSAWPYAVGIGLF; from the coding sequence ATGATAGCTGAAATCACGACGCTACCGCTCCAGCTCGACACGCCGTTCGCCGGCGAACTGTTCCTGCTCGGTCGCCTGCTGTTCGGTGCGACCCTCGCGTTCATGGGTCTCAACCACTTCATGGACGTCGACACGATGGCCGGCTACGCGGAGTTCAAGGGCCTGCCGGCCCCGCGCTTCTCGGTGATCGCCTCCGGGACGCTGTTGGTGCTCGGCGGGCTCGGGGTCGCGGCCGGGGCGTATCCCGTCGTCGCGGCCGGCGGACTCGCCGTCTTCCTGCTCGTCTCCGCCGTGACGATGCACGACTTCTGGTCCGTGGACGACCCCGAGGAGAAGCAGAGCGAGATGACGAGTTTCCTCAAGAACCTCTACGGCGCCGGCGCGGCGCTCGCGCTGCTCGCGGTCGGCGGCTCCGCGTGGCCGTACGCGGTCGGGATCGGTCTCTTCTAG
- a CDS encoding winged helix-turn-helix transcriptional regulator translates to MSSQDLTGADSTAESTTTESAATGESAPGEDTTDEAAATTVDTPCPIVDSIEQIGSQWRLVVLYELQNGERRFNELKRETDANARTLSRVLDDLQESGFVDRRMEEDAPVATYYSLTEKGESLAPVFAEIDEWAHEWLAECNA, encoded by the coding sequence ATGTCATCACAGGATCTCACGGGCGCGGACTCGACGGCGGAGAGCACGACGACGGAGAGCGCGGCGACCGGCGAGTCCGCGCCCGGCGAGGACACGACCGACGAGGCGGCGGCGACGACGGTCGACACGCCCTGTCCGATCGTCGACTCGATCGAGCAGATCGGCTCGCAGTGGCGGCTCGTCGTCCTCTACGAGCTCCAGAACGGCGAGCGGCGGTTCAACGAGCTCAAACGCGAAACCGACGCGAACGCCCGCACCCTCTCGCGCGTGCTCGACGACCTCCAGGAGTCCGGGTTCGTCGACCGCCGGATGGAGGAGGACGCCCCCGTCGCGACCTACTACAGCCTCACCGAGAAGGGCGAGTCGCTCGCACCCGTCTTCGCGGAGATCGACGAGTGGGCCCACGAGTGGCTCGCCGAGTGTAACGCCTAG
- the ilvD gene encoding dihydroxy-acid dehydratase: MSEQQPRPDGEERSRRRADDADRFAGEKDDDLRSRDVTEGADRAPHRSMFRAMGFDDEDLSSPIVGVPNPAADITPCNVHLDDVADAALDGIDAAGGMPIEFGTVTISDAISMGTEGMKASLISREVIADSVELVSFGERMDALVTVAGCDKNLPGMMMAAIRTDLPSVFLYGGSIMPGEHEGRDVTIVQVFEGVGAYAEGDMSGEELDELERHACPGAGSCGGMFTANTMASISEALGLAPLGSASAPAEDEERYEVAERAGELVMDCIENDRRPSDVLTRESFENAIALQTAIGGSTNGVLHLLALAGEADVDLSIEDFDEISRRTPKIADLQPGGSRVMNDLHEIGGVPVVIRRLLEADLFHGDQLTVTGNTIEEEIAELEANGDLPDDDAIDADFLYSVDDPKEEEGAIKILKGNLAPDGSVLKVTGDDEFYHEGPARIFENEEDAMEYVQSGAIDSGDVIVIRNEGPTGGPGMREMLGVTAAVVGAGHEDDVALLTDGRFSGATRGPMIGHVAPEAAVGGPIGFLEDGDHVTVDIPNRELSVDLSEAELDERAEGWEAPEPPYEGGVLAKYGRDFSSASIGAVTNPRLTPDE; this comes from the coding sequence ATGAGCGAACAGCAGCCGCGACCCGACGGGGAGGAACGCTCCCGACGGCGTGCGGACGACGCGGACCGATTCGCGGGCGAGAAGGACGACGACCTCCGGAGCCGGGACGTGACCGAGGGTGCCGACCGGGCCCCACACCGGTCGATGTTCCGCGCGATGGGGTTCGACGACGAGGACCTCTCCTCGCCGATCGTCGGGGTTCCGAACCCCGCGGCGGACATCACGCCCTGTAACGTCCACCTCGACGACGTGGCCGACGCCGCGCTCGACGGGATCGACGCCGCCGGCGGGATGCCGATCGAGTTCGGCACCGTCACCATCTCCGACGCCATCTCGATGGGGACGGAGGGGATGAAGGCGAGCCTGATCTCGCGGGAGGTGATCGCCGACTCGGTCGAGCTCGTCTCCTTCGGCGAGCGGATGGACGCCCTCGTCACCGTCGCGGGCTGTGACAAGAACCTGCCCGGGATGATGATGGCGGCGATCCGGACGGACCTGCCGAGCGTCTTCCTCTACGGCGGCTCGATCATGCCCGGCGAACACGAGGGGCGCGACGTGACGATCGTCCAGGTGTTCGAGGGCGTCGGCGCGTACGCCGAGGGCGACATGAGCGGCGAGGAGCTCGACGAGCTGGAGCGACACGCCTGCCCCGGCGCGGGCTCCTGTGGCGGGATGTTCACCGCCAACACGATGGCGTCGATCTCGGAGGCGCTCGGGCTCGCGCCGCTCGGCTCCGCCTCCGCGCCCGCGGAGGACGAGGAGCGCTACGAGGTGGCCGAGCGCGCCGGCGAACTCGTCATGGACTGTATCGAGAACGACCGCCGACCCTCCGACGTCCTCACGCGGGAGTCCTTCGAGAACGCGATCGCCTTACAGACCGCGATCGGCGGCTCGACGAACGGGGTGTTACACCTGCTCGCGCTCGCCGGGGAGGCCGACGTCGACCTCTCGATCGAGGACTTCGACGAGATATCGCGGCGGACGCCGAAGATCGCGGACCTCCAGCCCGGCGGCTCGCGCGTGATGAACGACCTCCACGAGATCGGCGGCGTTCCGGTCGTGATCCGCCGGCTGCTGGAGGCGGACCTGTTCCACGGCGACCAGCTGACCGTGACCGGCAACACGATCGAAGAGGAGATCGCCGAGCTCGAGGCGAACGGCGACCTCCCCGACGACGACGCGATCGACGCCGACTTCCTCTACTCCGTCGACGACCCCAAGGAGGAGGAGGGCGCGATCAAGATCCTGAAGGGGAACCTCGCGCCGGACGGCTCCGTGCTCAAGGTGACCGGCGACGACGAGTTCTACCACGAGGGCCCGGCGCGGATCTTCGAGAACGAGGAGGACGCGATGGAGTACGTCCAGTCCGGCGCGATCGACTCCGGCGACGTGATCGTGATCCGCAACGAGGGGCCGACGGGCGGTCCGGGGATGCGCGAGATGCTCGGCGTCACCGCCGCCGTCGTCGGCGCGGGCCACGAGGACGACGTCGCGCTGCTCACCGACGGGCGCTTCTCGGGCGCGACCCGCGGCCCGATGATCGGCCACGTCGCCCCCGAGGCGGCCGTCGGCGGCCCGATCGGCTTCCTCGAGGACGGCGACCACGTCACGGTCGACATCCCGAACCGGGAGCTCTCGGTCGACCTCTCGGAGGCGGAACTCGACGAGCGCGCCGAGGGATGGGAAGCGCCCGAGCCCCCGTACGAGGGCGGCGTGCTGGCGAAGTACGGCCGCGACTTCTCCTCGGCGTCGATCGGCGCGGTGACGAACCCGCGGCTCACGCCCGACGAGTAG
- a CDS encoding sulfurtransferase — translation MNDRIVDVEWVAERLDAPNVVVVDVRDAWEYEGIGHLPGAVSVPFDTFRAEEHGAAEAGMLPGADAFAAIAEAAGIDPDDEIVAYDDTHGVFAARFLVTAELYGHDPARLHLLDGDYSVWNRSQPTTTDEPDVTASTYPAAFRTDGPLIDREAMAAAVDDPDATIVDTREEWEYEEGHIPGAVRLDWRELVDTDARTIRPEAELRELLAERGIDPDGRVVLYCNTARRISHTYTVLRALDYSEIAFYEGSLTEWEREDGRLETGDSESPENDS, via the coding sequence ATGAACGACCGGATCGTCGACGTGGAGTGGGTCGCCGAGCGACTCGACGCCCCGAACGTCGTCGTGGTCGACGTCCGCGACGCCTGGGAGTACGAGGGGATCGGCCACCTCCCCGGCGCGGTCTCCGTCCCGTTCGACACGTTCCGCGCGGAGGAGCACGGCGCGGCCGAGGCCGGCATGCTCCCCGGCGCGGACGCCTTCGCCGCGATCGCCGAGGCCGCCGGGATCGATCCCGACGACGAGATCGTCGCCTACGACGACACCCACGGCGTCTTCGCGGCGCGCTTCCTCGTCACCGCCGAACTGTACGGCCACGACCCGGCGCGGCTCCACCTGCTCGACGGCGACTACTCCGTCTGGAACCGCTCGCAGCCGACGACGACCGACGAGCCGGACGTGACCGCATCGACGTATCCGGCCGCCTTCCGGACCGATGGCCCCCTCATCGACCGCGAGGCGATGGCGGCCGCGGTCGACGACCCCGACGCGACGATCGTCGACACCCGCGAGGAGTGGGAGTACGAGGAGGGCCACATCCCCGGCGCGGTCCGGCTGGACTGGCGCGAACTCGTCGACACCGACGCCCGAACGATCCGGCCCGAGGCGGAGCTGCGGGAGCTGTTGGCGGAGCGCGGGATCGACCCCGACGGCCGGGTCGTCCTCTACTGTAACACCGCGCGCCGCATCAGCCACACCTACACCGTCCTCCGCGCGCTCGATTACTCGGAGATCGCGTTCTACGAGGGAAGCCTGACCGAGTGGGAGCGGGAGGACGGCCGGCTGGAGACGGGCGATTCGGAGTCACCTGAGAACGACTCGTGA
- a CDS encoding sulfurtransferase: MSDSDYANDVLVSADWVEERLDEFESDDSDLRLVEVDVDTEAYDESHAPGAIGFNWETDLQDQTTRDILEKDDFEALLGDHGITEDSTVVLYGDNANWFAAYTYWQFKYYGHDDVKLLDGGREYWLENDYPTTDEVPEYSAVEYEASGPRESIRAYREDVENAIDRGLPLVDVRSPEEFSGEVLAPPGLNETAQRGGHIPGAQNVSWSVVTNDDGTFKTAEELKDIYAEYDIDGDETTVAYCRIGERSSVAWFALHELLGYEDTVNYDGSWTEWGNLVGAPIETGEVDD; encoded by the coding sequence ATGAGCGATTCCGATTACGCGAACGACGTGCTGGTCTCGGCCGACTGGGTCGAGGAGCGACTCGACGAGTTCGAGAGCGACGACTCCGACCTCCGGCTGGTGGAGGTCGACGTCGACACCGAGGCGTACGACGAGAGCCACGCTCCCGGGGCGATCGGCTTCAACTGGGAGACGGACCTCCAGGACCAGACCACCCGCGACATCCTCGAGAAGGACGACTTCGAGGCGCTGCTCGGCGACCACGGGATCACCGAGGACTCCACGGTCGTGCTGTACGGCGACAACGCCAACTGGTTCGCGGCGTACACCTACTGGCAGTTCAAGTACTACGGCCACGACGACGTGAAGCTGCTCGACGGCGGCCGCGAGTACTGGCTCGAGAACGACTACCCGACGACCGACGAGGTCCCCGAGTACTCCGCGGTCGAGTACGAGGCCTCCGGCCCGCGCGAGTCCATCCGCGCGTACCGCGAGGACGTGGAGAACGCCATCGACCGCGGGCTCCCGCTCGTCGACGTCCGCTCGCCCGAGGAGTTCAGCGGCGAGGTCCTCGCCCCGCCCGGACTCAACGAGACGGCCCAGCGCGGCGGCCACATCCCCGGCGCGCAGAACGTCTCCTGGTCGGTCGTCACGAACGACGACGGGACGTTCAAGACCGCCGAGGAGCTGAAGGACATCTACGCCGAGTACGACATCGACGGCGACGAGACGACGGTCGCGTACTGCCGGATCGGCGAGCGCTCGTCGGTCGCGTGGTTCGCGCTCCACGAGCTGCTCGGGTACGAGGACACGGTCAACTACGACGGCTCCTGGACCGAGTGGGGGAATCTGGTCGGCGCGCCGATAGAGACGGGCGAAGTCGACGACTGA
- a CDS encoding ferritin family protein, with amino-acid sequence MTPEELIEAVRGDNETALSRLGSSKSLFADTAGEMEPEAVLSAAATAEHHAAETYEAWAESEDGDVAEAFAETAREERSHYDTVAGELDGHEPGEVPAIQSYLRGLDDTVERLGGFVGRTLAAEKSKTQVTGFFVGNADPQTAGLFRAMGDDLDAQLERASDLLAAECGDDEAGWERAREAAGGAIEAAYEEYTGRLESMGVNPKPVC; translated from the coding sequence ATGACTCCCGAGGAGCTCATCGAGGCCGTTCGCGGCGACAACGAGACCGCCCTCTCGCGGCTCGGCTCGTCGAAGTCGCTGTTCGCGGACACGGCCGGCGAGATGGAGCCCGAAGCCGTCCTTTCCGCCGCGGCGACCGCCGAACACCACGCGGCCGAGACGTACGAGGCGTGGGCGGAGAGCGAGGACGGCGACGTCGCCGAGGCGTTCGCGGAGACGGCCCGGGAGGAGCGATCCCACTACGACACGGTCGCCGGCGAGCTCGACGGCCACGAGCCGGGCGAGGTCCCGGCGATCCAGTCGTACCTCCGCGGGCTGGACGACACGGTCGAGCGGCTCGGCGGGTTCGTCGGGCGGACGCTCGCGGCCGAGAAGTCGAAGACGCAGGTGACGGGCTTCTTCGTCGGCAACGCGGACCCGCAGACGGCGGGGCTGTTCCGAGCGATGGGCGACGACCTCGACGCGCAACTGGAGCGGGCGAGCGACCTGCTCGCGGCCGAGTGCGGCGACGACGAGGCGGGGTGGGAGCGCGCCCGCGAGGCGGCGGGCGGCGCGATCGAGGCGGCCTACGAGGAGTACACCGGGCGGCTCGAGTCGATGGGCGTCAACCCGAAGCCAGTCTGTTAG
- a CDS encoding NYN domain-containing protein produces METSSRGDAERDGSERVGVALFVDGPNVLREEFDVDLDDVREAAEAEGQLVTTRLYLDEHATPGLIQAAEARGFEVVVTSGDVDVKLAVDAARFAAEERMATLAIASRDTDFKPVLETANGYGIRTLAIAPGEFGRSDALRNAASDSVTLDGDLTETGADAGGSNGSDGGEGPEGNGGSEGNGSGGAGGGE; encoded by the coding sequence ATGGAGACCAGCAGTCGGGGCGACGCGGAACGTGACGGCTCGGAGCGCGTCGGCGTCGCGCTGTTCGTCGACGGGCCGAACGTGTTGCGCGAGGAGTTCGACGTCGACCTCGACGACGTCCGCGAGGCGGCGGAAGCCGAGGGACAGCTCGTGACGACCCGGCTCTACCTCGACGAGCACGCCACGCCCGGACTGATCCAGGCGGCGGAGGCGCGCGGGTTCGAGGTCGTCGTGACCAGCGGCGACGTGGACGTGAAGCTCGCGGTCGACGCCGCGCGCTTCGCCGCCGAGGAGCGGATGGCGACGCTCGCCATCGCCTCGCGCGACACCGACTTCAAGCCGGTTCTCGAGACCGCCAACGGGTACGGCATCCGGACGCTGGCGATCGCGCCCGGCGAGTTCGGCCGGTCGGACGCCCTCCGCAACGCCGCCAGCGACTCGGTGACGCTCGACGGGGATCTGACGGAGACGGGAGCAGACGCCGGAGGATCGAACGGTTCGGACGGGGGCGAGGGTCCCGAGGGAAACGGGGGAAGCGAGGGAAACGGGAGCGGCGGCGCTGGTGGCGGTGAGTGA
- a CDS encoding S26 family signal peptidase produces the protein MIRRPSDRFGPAAAVLAVALLVVAVGGVWPPLVAVESGSMEPAVERGDLVVVTAVDRFPWDAPVGSDAANPPTRLDGAGDVVVFTSPVDPRRPILHRVAFRVTAGEDWTDRADPDLLDGADCADIATCPAPYDGYVTYGDANGEYDQSAGIAPVVHERLVHAKALFSIPNLGHVQLAVDAAVARFGVVPAGVGILTAVSLVSGTGALLVGRVRDGWRIRGDRDRDRGRSK, from the coding sequence GTGATACGCCGTCCGTCCGACCGGTTCGGGCCCGCCGCCGCCGTCCTCGCCGTCGCCCTCCTCGTCGTGGCCGTCGGCGGCGTGTGGCCCCCGCTCGTCGCCGTCGAGAGCGGGAGCATGGAGCCTGCCGTCGAGCGCGGCGACCTCGTCGTCGTGACCGCGGTCGACCGCTTCCCGTGGGACGCTCCCGTCGGAAGCGACGCGGCGAACCCGCCGACGCGACTGGACGGGGCCGGCGACGTCGTCGTCTTCACCTCGCCGGTCGACCCCCGTCGGCCGATCCTCCACCGGGTCGCGTTCCGCGTGACCGCCGGGGAGGACTGGACCGACCGGGCCGATCCCGACCTGCTCGACGGGGCCGACTGCGCCGACATCGCGACGTGTCCGGCCCCATACGACGGGTACGTGACGTACGGCGACGCCAACGGCGAGTACGACCAGAGCGCCGGGATCGCCCCGGTCGTTCACGAGCGGCTCGTTCACGCGAAGGCGCTGTTCTCGATCCCGAACCTCGGCCACGTCCAGCTCGCCGTCGACGCGGCGGTCGCCCGGTTCGGCGTCGTTCCGGCCGGAGTCGGGATCCTCACGGCCGTCTCGCTCGTGAGCGGGACCGGCGCGCTCCTCGTCGGCCGCGTCCGGGACGGGTGGCGGATCCGCGGCGATCGGGACCGCGACCGCGGACGGTCGAAGTAG
- the gcvT gene encoding glycine cleavage system aminomethyltransferase GcvT, whose product MSERTPPLHGVHEARGATFTDFGGWGMPVEFDSIREEHAAVREAVGAFDVSHMGEIEVSGPDATALLNRLTTNDVAALDPGDSQYAAVTNEEGVMLDDTVVYRLPDGVEAGSATASLSDLAGETDGDLDATSGEPAYLFVPNAGHDGEMTERWVDYRDDHGLDAAVANATDEWAMFAIQGPEAVDAMEEALGDDASASAQAVTELSKFQATLATVGGVASWVARTGYTGEDGFEVMCPAADAEAVWSAFDVQPCGLGARDTLRTEMGYLLSGQDFDPDEEPRTPYEAGIGFVVDLDTEFVGRDALAAERDAGGPDEEFTGVRLLERGVPRNGYAVTDGDLTRIGHLTSGTMSPTLGEPIGLGYIHEEYTEPGTEVSVVVRGDEKRAEVVTPPFLDR is encoded by the coding sequence ATGAGCGAACGGACTCCTCCGCTTCACGGCGTTCACGAGGCGCGCGGCGCGACGTTCACCGACTTCGGCGGGTGGGGGATGCCCGTCGAGTTCGACTCGATCCGCGAGGAGCACGCGGCCGTCCGCGAGGCCGTCGGCGCGTTCGACGTCTCGCACATGGGCGAGATCGAGGTGTCGGGCCCGGACGCGACGGCGCTCTTGAACCGGCTGACCACGAACGACGTGGCGGCCCTGGACCCGGGCGACTCCCAGTACGCCGCGGTCACGAACGAGGAGGGCGTCATGCTCGACGACACGGTCGTGTATCGGCTTCCCGACGGGGTCGAGGCCGGGTCCGCAACCGCGTCGCTGTCGGATCTCGCCGGCGAGACCGACGGCGACCTGGACGCGACGAGCGGCGAGCCCGCGTACCTCTTCGTCCCCAACGCGGGCCACGACGGCGAGATGACGGAGCGGTGGGTCGACTACCGCGACGACCACGGCCTCGACGCCGCCGTCGCGAACGCGACCGACGAGTGGGCGATGTTCGCGATCCAGGGGCCGGAGGCGGTCGACGCGATGGAGGAGGCGCTCGGTGACGACGCGTCCGCCTCTGCCCAGGCGGTCACGGAGCTGTCGAAGTTCCAGGCAACGCTTGCGACCGTCGGCGGCGTCGCGAGCTGGGTCGCCCGCACCGGCTACACCGGCGAGGACGGCTTCGAGGTGATGTGTCCGGCGGCCGACGCCGAGGCGGTCTGGTCGGCGTTCGACGTCCAGCCGTGCGGGCTCGGCGCGCGCGACACCCTCCGGACGGAGATGGGCTATCTGCTGTCGGGCCAGGACTTCGACCCCGACGAGGAGCCGCGGACCCCCTACGAGGCGGGGATCGGGTTCGTCGTGGACCTCGACACGGAGTTCGTCGGCCGCGACGCGCTGGCCGCGGAGCGCGACGCCGGCGGTCCCGACGAGGAGTTCACCGGCGTCAGGCTCCTCGAGCGCGGCGTGCCCCGCAACGGCTACGCGGTCACCGACGGCGACCTGACCCGGATCGGTCATCTCACCTCGGGCACGATGAGTCCGACGCTCGGCGAGCCGATCGGCTTGGGTTACATTCACGAGGAGTACACGGAGCCGGGGACCGAGGTGAGCGTCGTCGTTCGCGGCGACGAGAAGCGCGCGGAGGTCGTCACGCCGCCCTTCCTCGACCGGTAG
- a CDS encoding tRNA uridine(34) 5-carboxymethylaminomethyl modification radical SAM/GNAT enzyme Elp3, protein MSTDAPSDAESGSDATGSDADAEPEAFVEACEHLVDRILAGEVDRENLESAKLDACSEFSSPKVPKNTEILDHAPAEARDDVIEVVRRKPVRTASGVSPVAIMTSPKLCPHGKCLYCPGGPASEFSSAQSYTGHEPAAARGEQNDYDPYGQVTLRLEQLRKIGHPVDKVELILMGGTMTARSHDYQEWFVKRALQAMNDYDLEKEPEPAEGESFATDPEETEFEYLEDVIAENETNAIRNIGTTFETKPDWCDPEQIDRMLDLGGTKVEVGVQTTYERINREMHRGHGNEASRNANRRLRDAAFKVGFHMMPGQPGMTREMCLEDFRQLFENPAWRPDYLKIYPTLVVGGTRVYDRWRRDDFEPLSNEEAADLVAEVMDVIPKYTRLQRVQRDIPADFIEGGVWKSNLRQLASQRAAEKGIVQRDIRAREVGHNDADPDPDDVELDVLTYEAGGGTEHFISFEDPVRDLLVGFCRLRFPSFSPDQPGAPGTESDAIRRELEDAALVRELHVYGSEVALGGDGDWQHQGYGRKLIERAEELAREAGYRKAAVISGIGAREYYRTKLGYHQDGPYVSKRL, encoded by the coding sequence ATGAGTACCGACGCGCCGAGCGACGCGGAGTCCGGATCGGATGCGACCGGCTCCGACGCCGACGCCGAGCCCGAGGCGTTCGTCGAGGCCTGCGAGCACCTCGTCGACCGGATCCTCGCGGGCGAGGTCGACCGGGAGAACCTCGAGTCCGCGAAGCTCGACGCCTGCTCGGAGTTCTCCTCGCCGAAGGTGCCGAAGAACACGGAGATACTCGATCACGCCCCCGCGGAGGCCCGCGACGACGTGATCGAGGTGGTCCGCCGCAAGCCGGTGCGGACCGCCTCCGGCGTCTCGCCCGTGGCGATCATGACCTCGCCGAAGCTCTGCCCGCACGGGAAGTGTCTCTACTGTCCCGGCGGGCCGGCCTCGGAGTTCTCCTCCGCGCAGTCGTACACGGGCCACGAGCCCGCCGCGGCCCGCGGCGAGCAGAACGACTACGACCCGTACGGCCAGGTCACGCTCCGGCTCGAACAGCTCCGGAAGATCGGCCACCCGGTCGACAAGGTGGAGCTGATCTTGATGGGCGGAACGATGACGGCGCGCTCACACGACTACCAGGAGTGGTTCGTCAAGCGCGCGCTCCAGGCGATGAACGACTACGACCTCGAGAAGGAACCGGAGCCCGCGGAGGGCGAGTCGTTCGCGACCGATCCCGAGGAGACCGAGTTCGAGTACCTCGAGGACGTGATCGCGGAGAACGAGACGAACGCGATCCGCAACATCGGGACGACCTTCGAGACGAAGCCCGACTGGTGTGACCCCGAGCAGATCGATCGGATGCTCGATCTCGGGGGAACGAAGGTGGAGGTGGGCGTCCAGACCACCTACGAGCGGATCAACCGCGAGATGCACCGCGGGCACGGCAACGAGGCCTCCCGCAACGCCAACCGTCGCCTCCGCGACGCCGCGTTCAAGGTCGGCTTCCACATGATGCCGGGGCAGCCGGGGATGACCCGTGAGATGTGTCTCGAGGACTTCCGGCAGCTCTTCGAGAATCCCGCGTGGCGGCCCGACTACCTCAAGATCTACCCGACGCTCGTCGTCGGCGGCACCCGGGTCTACGACCGCTGGCGACGCGACGACTTCGAGCCGCTCTCGAACGAAGAGGCCGCGGACCTCGTCGCCGAGGTCATGGACGTCATCCCGAAGTACACCCGGCTCCAGCGCGTTCAACGGGACATCCCGGCCGACTTCATCGAGGGCGGCGTCTGGAAGTCGAACCTCCGACAGCTTGCCAGCCAGCGCGCGGCGGAGAAGGGGATCGTCCAGCGGGACATCCGCGCCCGCGAAGTCGGCCACAACGACGCCGACCCCGATCCCGACGACGTGGAGCTCGACGTGCTCACCTACGAGGCGGGCGGCGGGACGGAGCACTTCATCTCCTTCGAGGACCCCGTCCGCGACCTGCTCGTCGGGTTCTGTCGGCTGCGGTTCCCCTCCTTCTCGCCCGACCAGCCCGGCGCGCCCGGCACCGAGAGCGACGCGATCCGCCGCGAGCTCGAGGACGCGGCCCTGGTCCGCGAGCTTCACGTGTACGGCAGCGAGGTCGCGCTCGGCGGCGACGGCGACTGGCAGCATCAGGGGTACGGCCGGAAGCTCATCGAGCGCGCCGAGGAGCTCGCCCGCGAGGCGGGCTACCGGAAGGCGGCGGTCATCTCCGGGATCGGCGCGCGCGAGTACTACCGGACCAAGCTGGGGTACCACCAGGACGGGCCGTACGTCTCGAAGCGGCTGTAG